In Lacibacter sp. H375, one DNA window encodes the following:
- a CDS encoding NUDIX hydrolase, translated as MNWKTLSSKYLFTDNWLTLRVDKCERPDGKVIEPYYVYEFPDWVTAVALTKENKVLVVKQYRHALGQTILEIPGGCVDKTDVDYEAACARELLEETGYEFEKIEFLCNTSANPSTNNNLMHVYLATGGVKVKEQQLDEAEDIEVLLFSIDEIKQLIREKKFIQSMHVTALMYALEKLGELKF; from the coding sequence ATGAACTGGAAAACGCTTTCTTCAAAATATCTTTTTACTGATAACTGGCTTACACTTCGGGTTGATAAATGCGAACGGCCAGATGGAAAAGTTATTGAGCCATACTACGTGTACGAATTTCCTGATTGGGTGACAGCTGTTGCGTTAACAAAAGAGAATAAGGTTCTAGTGGTGAAGCAGTACCGTCATGCATTAGGTCAAACCATTCTTGAAATTCCCGGAGGATGCGTTGATAAAACAGACGTTGATTATGAAGCAGCCTGTGCACGTGAGCTGCTTGAAGAAACAGGATATGAGTTTGAGAAGATCGAGTTTCTCTGCAATACTTCTGCCAATCCTTCCACCAATAATAATCTCATGCATGTGTACCTCGCAACAGGTGGTGTAAAGGTAAAAGAACAGCAATTGGATGAAGCAGAAGATATTGAAGTATTGCTTTTTTCAATCGATGAAATAAAACAACTCATCCGTGAAAAAAAGTTCATCCAAAGTATGCACGTAACAGCATTGATGTATGCATTGGAAAAGTTGGGAGAACTTAAATTCTAA
- a CDS encoding MFS transporter, with amino-acid sequence MQRPNHILPLIVLSQFAGTSLWFSGNAILTEISKSFQLQQDGLAIVTSSVLIGFITGTFLFAITAIADRFKPSVVFFISSLLAASANLLILLPQQDFLFLVASRFFVGFFLAGIYPVGMKIAAEWYEKGLGKALGYLVGALVMGTAFPHLLKQADWDYNWKHVLMVTSSVAATGGLIIFLFVPRGPFYKKGSSYSFDAFKNSFRFPNFRAASFGYFGHMWELYAFWAFVPVILGLYAKQNDPALNVPIWSFIIIAAGAVGCVAGGYITLKQGSAKVAYAGMLVSFCCCVLSIFSFAMPPFLFLFFLLIWGFAVVADSPQFSSIVAQTAVAENKGSALTIVTCIGFSITVVSVYVLNRLFEQFMQSPYVLLILAPGPLFGLWKLRPLLKQKTFN; translated from the coding sequence ATGCAACGCCCCAACCATATCTTACCACTCATTGTGCTGTCGCAATTTGCAGGCACATCGTTATGGTTCAGCGGCAATGCTATTCTTACAGAGATCAGCAAATCATTTCAATTACAGCAAGACGGGTTAGCGATCGTTACATCATCAGTACTCATTGGTTTTATCACCGGTACGTTTTTATTTGCCATCACCGCTATTGCTGATCGGTTTAAACCATCGGTTGTATTTTTTATTTCATCGTTGTTAGCGGCGTCTGCCAACCTGCTTATCCTGTTACCTCAACAGGATTTTTTATTTTTAGTAGCATCAAGATTCTTTGTTGGATTTTTCCTTGCAGGTATTTATCCTGTTGGAATGAAGATAGCCGCCGAGTGGTACGAAAAAGGACTGGGTAAAGCATTGGGTTATCTCGTTGGAGCATTGGTGATGGGCACTGCATTTCCGCATTTGCTAAAACAAGCCGATTGGGATTATAACTGGAAACATGTGTTGATGGTTACTTCATCAGTTGCAGCTACAGGTGGACTTATTATTTTCCTGTTTGTACCACGTGGGCCATTTTATAAAAAAGGCAGCAGCTATTCGTTTGATGCATTTAAAAACAGTTTTCGTTTTCCAAACTTCCGTGCAGCATCATTCGGCTACTTTGGTCACATGTGGGAGTTGTATGCGTTTTGGGCATTTGTTCCTGTGATCCTTGGTCTTTATGCAAAACAAAATGACCCTGCATTGAATGTGCCGATCTGGTCATTCATCATCATTGCAGCGGGTGCAGTTGGATGCGTGGCCGGTGGTTATATCACACTCAAACAAGGAAGTGCAAAAGTAGCCTACGCAGGCATGTTAGTGTCGTTTTGCTGTTGCGTGTTATCCATCTTCAGTTTTGCCATGCCTCCGTTTTTATTTCTTTTCTTTTTATTGATATGGGGCTTTGCCGTGGTGGCTGATTCACCGCAATTCTCCTCTATTGTTGCGCAAACAGCAGTAGCAGAAAACAAAGGTTCAGCCTTAACCATCGTTACCTGTATTGGATTTTCCATTACTGTTGTAAGCGTATATGTGCTGAATCGTTTGTTCGAACAATTCATGCAATCACCTTATGTGTTATTGATCCTTGCACCGGGACCTTTGTTTGGATTATGGAAATTAAGGCCACTGCTGAAGCAGAAGACATTTAATTAA
- a CDS encoding FKBP-type peptidyl-prolyl cis-trans isomerase — protein sequence MRILSLTVLLLSFAVASVAQSTKPPVKKTTTTTKPATKPAAKPAAPKPLLRNGLDSLSYAIGLNIGGNMQAQGIENMSYVALNKGIADALKNNPNPLMDANTANMTIQQKLQEYMAKKNAAVKEEGRKFLAENKKQPGVVELPSGVQYKIITQGTGIKPLLEDTIVAHYKGTLLDGNVFDESYGRGQPIVYPLNQLVEGWKQTLVLMPVGSKWQLFIPSEYGYGERGSGMIPGGATLIFEMELLDVKPVKK from the coding sequence ATGCGTATTCTATCTCTCACAGTTTTATTATTATCCTTTGCAGTTGCAAGTGTTGCACAAAGCACAAAACCACCTGTTAAAAAAACAACTACCACCACAAAGCCAGCAACTAAACCTGCTGCTAAGCCGGCAGCACCCAAGCCATTACTTCGTAACGGACTTGATAGTTTAAGTTATGCCATTGGTTTAAACATTGGCGGTAACATGCAGGCACAGGGCATAGAGAACATGAGCTATGTTGCGTTGAACAAAGGAATTGCTGATGCGTTGAAAAATAATCCAAATCCATTAATGGATGCTAATACTGCAAATATGACTATACAACAAAAATTACAGGAGTATATGGCAAAGAAAAATGCTGCTGTAAAAGAAGAAGGAAGAAAATTCCTGGCAGAAAACAAAAAACAACCCGGTGTTGTTGAATTGCCAAGCGGAGTTCAATACAAAATCATCACGCAGGGTACCGGTATTAAACCATTGCTGGAAGATACCATTGTTGCTCATTACAAAGGAACACTGCTTGATGGTAATGTGTTTGATGAATCTTACGGACGTGGTCAACCTATTGTTTATCCGTTAAACCAGTTAGTTGAAGGCTGGAAACAAACATTGGTATTGATGCCTGTTGGCAGTAAGTGGCAATTGTTTATTCCAAGTGAGTATGGATATGGTGAGCGTGGCAGCGGAATGATTCCCGGTGGTGCTACGTTGATATTTGAAATGGAATTACTGGATGTAAAGCCAGTTAAGAAATAA
- a CDS encoding ATP-binding protein has product MKMIRLSLLSDAISRIKKIGYTEDLDGYAARRLGIFNTLNFIGLLTGIIIPLIAILNNGYLPLIAWVVAAAPAFISLVVLIANYYRRYNFAMLWYFILYPAITSLVYMDSIDVGIELFFILYAVFGVFFLQKLRLILLAISFSLISYFAVFIVEQNYEFVMRDINYPFYVFNHVLSVALIFIGLFLIKKENKDYQAEILNSNEELYRYTQEIEKQKEELAELNNLKSKLFSVISHDLRTPLYGLRNLFKSVEQYDLPAEEIKVLIPDVVKDLHYTTDLMENLLQWAKSQMKGESVSPQLIDMNKLIQDVQQVVRLQAENKQVYLKTKAEKPVYIYADKEMIEVVLRNLISNAIKFTPKEGEVMIDVKEDEELIEVLVSDTGTGMSEEAKNKLFGDEHFKTKGTSNESGTGLGLMICKEFLKKNGGNIHVKSELGKGSTFAFTLPRA; this is encoded by the coding sequence ATGAAGATGATTAGGTTATCGTTATTGTCTGATGCCATCAGCCGCATCAAAAAGATTGGTTACACAGAAGACCTTGATGGTTACGCAGCCCGTCGCTTAGGCATTTTCAACACACTTAATTTTATAGGTTTACTTACAGGGATCATTATTCCATTAATAGCTATTCTTAACAATGGTTATTTACCACTTATTGCTTGGGTTGTTGCAGCAGCGCCTGCATTTATTAGTTTGGTTGTATTGATTGCGAACTATTACCGTCGTTACAACTTTGCCATGCTTTGGTATTTTATCTTGTATCCTGCCATTACTTCATTGGTGTACATGGATAGTATTGACGTGGGCATTGAATTATTCTTTATCCTCTATGCTGTATTCGGCGTTTTCTTTTTACAAAAGCTACGGTTGATATTATTAGCGATCAGCTTTTCACTCATCAGCTACTTTGCAGTATTTATAGTGGAGCAGAACTATGAATTTGTAATGCGGGACATCAACTATCCGTTCTATGTATTCAATCATGTTCTTTCAGTTGCTTTGATATTCATTGGCCTTTTCCTGATCAAAAAAGAAAACAAAGATTACCAGGCTGAGATATTAAACAGTAACGAAGAACTCTACCGTTATACACAGGAGATCGAAAAACAGAAAGAAGAACTGGCGGAGTTAAATAATCTGAAGTCGAAATTATTTTCTGTGATCTCTCATGACTTGCGCACACCTCTCTATGGCTTACGTAACTTATTTAAAAGTGTGGAGCAATATGATCTACCGGCAGAAGAAATAAAAGTATTGATCCCTGATGTGGTAAAAGATCTTCATTACACAACCGACCTGATGGAGAATCTGTTGCAATGGGCCAAAAGCCAAATGAAAGGTGAATCAGTTTCGCCACAATTGATCGATATGAACAAACTCATCCAGGATGTGCAACAGGTTGTTCGTCTGCAGGCAGAAAATAAACAGGTTTACCTGAAAACAAAAGCAGAAAAACCCGTTTATATTTATGCGGATAAGGAAATGATTGAAGTGGTATTGCGCAACCTCATCAGCAATGCCATTAAATTCACACCAAAAGAAGGTGAAGTAATGATTGATGTAAAGGAAGATGAAGAACTGATAGAAGTGCTGGTGAGCGACACAGGCACAGGCATGAGTGAAGAAGCAAAGAATAAATTGTTTGGCGATGAACATTTCAAAACAAAAGGAACTTCCAATGAATCAGGAACCGGTTTGGGATTGATGATCTGCAAAGAATTTCTCAAGAAAAACGGCGGCAATATTCATGTAAAAAGCGAGTTGGGTAAAGGCAGCACATTTGCTTTTACATTACCACGTGCCTGA
- a CDS encoding GNAT family N-acetyltransferase, which yields MVEIISYRDEWHDAFRQLNLEWLDKFNLCEEADMLVLNDPQGTILDKGGAIYLAKAGDEIVGTAALVPEGHNVYELAKMSVTEQWQGKGISKLLLESCLQKAEELSAVKIELFSNHQLKNALKLYEKYGFEYIEMKDSPFETADIKMELNLKHTN from the coding sequence ATGGTTGAGATTATTTCATACAGAGATGAGTGGCATGATGCTTTCAGGCAATTAAATCTTGAATGGCTTGATAAGTTCAATTTGTGTGAAGAAGCTGATATGCTTGTGTTGAATGATCCACAAGGAACGATATTAGATAAAGGTGGTGCCATTTATTTAGCAAAGGCTGGTGATGAAATTGTTGGCACAGCAGCATTAGTTCCGGAAGGACACAATGTATATGAACTGGCGAAGATGAGTGTAACCGAACAGTGGCAAGGCAAAGGCATCAGTAAATTATTATTGGAAAGCTGTTTGCAGAAAGCCGAAGAGTTGAGTGCTGTGAAGATCGAATTGTTTTCGAACCATCAATTGAAGAATGCGTTGAAGCTGTATGAAAAATATGGTTTTGAGTATATTGAAATGAAAGACTCGCCATTTGAGACAGCTGATATTAAAATGGAACTGAATTTAAAACACACGAACTAA
- the fbp gene encoding class 1 fructose-bisphosphatase, giving the protein MSIDRRVSTLDEFTIQQLRNFPQATGELSSLLRDLGLAAKRVNVEVNKAGLVDILGDHGSINVQGEDVKKLDIYANTQFMKVLQHGISCAGIGSEEMDDIVVFDDEISNNAKYVVMFDPLDGSGNIDVNISIGTIFSVYRRVSERGKPCTKADFLQTGRNQVAAGYMVYGSSTMMVYATRRGVNGFTLDPSIGEFCLSHPDIKCPPDGNIYSVNHGNFFRYEKGVQEYINACQKKDKTNGGPYTQRYIGSMVADVHRSLIKGGIFMYPGTVDRPRGKLRLAYECNPFAFIMEVAGGRATDGKIPILDVQPTELHQRVPMFIGSKNMMDELETYYK; this is encoded by the coding sequence ATGAGTATAGACAGAAGAGTATCCACGCTGGATGAGTTTACCATTCAGCAGCTACGCAACTTTCCACAGGCAACCGGTGAGTTAAGTAGTTTGCTTCGTGATCTTGGTCTTGCAGCGAAGCGTGTAAATGTGGAAGTGAATAAAGCCGGGCTTGTAGATATTTTGGGCGATCATGGTAGTATTAATGTGCAGGGGGAAGATGTGAAGAAACTGGATATTTATGCAAACACGCAATTTATGAAAGTGTTGCAGCATGGTATCAGTTGTGCAGGTATTGGTAGTGAAGAGATGGATGATATTGTTGTGTTTGATGACGAGATAAGCAATAATGCAAAGTATGTGGTGATGTTTGATCCGCTTGATGGCAGTGGTAATATTGATGTAAACATTTCAATTGGTACAATCTTCAGCGTGTATCGTCGTGTGAGCGAAAGAGGAAAGCCTTGTACTAAAGCAGATTTTCTGCAAACAGGACGCAACCAGGTTGCAGCAGGTTATATGGTTTATGGAAGCAGTACCATGATGGTGTATGCAACAAGAAGAGGTGTGAATGGTTTCACACTCGATCCATCCATTGGTGAGTTTTGTTTGAGTCATCCTGATATTAAATGCCCGCCTGACGGAAATATTTATTCGGTGAATCACGGTAATTTTTTCCGTTACGAAAAAGGAGTGCAGGAATACATCAATGCCTGTCAGAAAAAAGATAAAACTAACGGAGGCCCGTACACGCAACGCTATATTGGCAGCATGGTGGCCGATGTGCACAGGAGTTTGATCAAAGGCGGCATCTTTATGTATCCAGGCACTGTTGACCGGCCACGAGGTAAACTTCGTTTGGCTTATGAGTGCAATCCATTCGCTTTTATTATGGAAGTGGCGGGAGGAAGAGCAACTGACGGAAAAATTCCAATCCTTGATGTACAGCCAACAGAACTGCATCAACGTGTGCCCATGTTCATTGGCAGTAAGAATATGATGGATGAACTGGAGACCTATTATAAGTAA
- a CDS encoding bifunctional folylpolyglutamate synthase/dihydrofolate synthase: MTYQETIDYLFTRLPMFSRIGAAAIKKDLHNTIALCEALDNPYNHFKSIHVAGTNGKGSVSHMLAAILQTAGYKTALYTSPHLHDFRERIKVNGEMISEQYVIDFTKRVQPLIDEIEPSFFEITVAMAFEYFKQQNVDIAVIEVGLGGRLDSTNIITPELSIITNIGWDHMNLLGDSLEKIAYEKAGIIKQHIPVVVGETLPETKPVFEQKSNAMQAPLHFAYNEFNVTGKKTIDHKLVVNVEEQKTKSHFQYTLDLPGGYQTKNILTVLSSVRQLQEQGWEISEEHIQTALAKSKQINGLHGRWEVIHEQPTVVIDVGHNEDGVKQIVTQLAESNYNRLHIIIGMVKDKEIEKVLGLLPTEATYYFTKAHIPRALPEAELQSKAFAFDLKGKTFENVNAAISTALQHARKDDLILVCGSVFLVGEVDAGAISK, from the coding sequence ATGACTTACCAGGAGACGATCGATTATCTCTTTACCCGGCTTCCCATGTTCAGCCGTATTGGTGCTGCTGCCATTAAGAAAGATCTGCATAACACCATTGCCTTGTGTGAAGCCTTGGATAATCCTTACAATCATTTTAAAAGCATTCATGTTGCCGGCACAAATGGAAAAGGTTCTGTAAGTCATATGTTGGCTGCTATCTTACAAACAGCCGGTTACAAAACGGCTTTGTACACCTCTCCTCATCTGCACGATTTTCGAGAGCGTATTAAAGTGAATGGAGAAATGATCAGCGAACAATATGTGATCGATTTCACCAAACGGGTACAACCATTGATCGATGAAATTGAACCTTCCTTTTTTGAGATCACCGTTGCTATGGCCTTTGAATATTTCAAACAACAGAATGTAGATATTGCTGTGATTGAAGTGGGACTCGGCGGAAGATTGGATAGCACCAACATCATCACTCCTGAATTATCTATCATCACCAACATTGGTTGGGATCATATGAATTTACTTGGCGATTCACTTGAAAAAATTGCCTATGAAAAAGCCGGGATCATTAAACAACATATTCCTGTTGTAGTTGGAGAAACATTACCAGAAACTAAACCGGTGTTTGAGCAGAAATCAAATGCAATGCAGGCTCCTTTACATTTTGCATACAATGAATTCAATGTAACCGGCAAAAAAACAATTGATCACAAGTTGGTAGTTAATGTGGAAGAGCAGAAAACAAAAAGTCATTTTCAATACACTCTTGATTTACCCGGTGGTTATCAAACAAAAAACATTCTCACAGTTCTTTCATCTGTCCGTCAACTGCAGGAACAAGGCTGGGAAATTTCAGAAGAACATATCCAAACAGCCTTGGCAAAAAGCAAACAGATCAATGGCTTGCATGGCCGCTGGGAAGTTATTCATGAACAGCCAACTGTTGTGATTGATGTTGGACATAATGAAGATGGTGTAAAGCAAATTGTTACTCAGCTTGCTGAGAGCAATTACAACAGGCTGCACATCATCATTGGTATGGTAAAAGATAAAGAAATTGAAAAGGTGTTGGGTTTATTGCCAACAGAGGCAACCTACTATTTTACAAAAGCACATATACCAAGAGCATTACCTGAAGCTGAGCTTCAATCGAAAGCATTTGCATTCGATCTCAAGGGAAAAACATTTGAAAACGTTAATGCAGCGATCAGCACTGCTTTGCAACATGCAAGAAAAGATGATTTGATCTTAGTTTGCGGAAGTGTATTTCTTGTTGGAGAAGTTGATGCAGGAGCGATAAGCAAATAG
- a CDS encoding YfiT family bacillithiol transferase, which translates to MDLRYPIGEYEPAPFSEALKEERLADIKFLPGLLEQAIENLDEAQLNTPYRDGGWTVRQVVHHVSDSHLNALSRLKFTLTEDNPTVMGYDEVKWAETAEYILLPVNVSLTMLHTIHAKLHALFSSLTAEQWTRTYVHSQSKKQFDLWYLLGTYAWHGKHHVAHITSLRERKGW; encoded by the coding sequence ATGGATTTACGTTATCCCATTGGAGAATACGAACCAGCTCCTTTCAGTGAAGCATTGAAAGAAGAACGTTTGGCTGATATTAAATTTTTGCCTGGATTGTTAGAACAGGCCATTGAAAATTTAGATGAAGCACAGTTGAATACTCCCTATCGTGATGGCGGATGGACAGTGAGGCAGGTGGTGCATCATGTAAGCGATAGTCATCTGAATGCATTAAGTCGTTTGAAGTTTACATTAACAGAAGATAACCCTACTGTGATGGGGTATGATGAAGTGAAATGGGCTGAAACAGCTGAATACATATTGTTACCTGTTAATGTATCCCTCACGATGCTGCATACAATTCATGCCAAGTTGCATGCTTTGTTTTCAAGCCTAACTGCTGAACAATGGACGAGAACTTATGTTCATTCCCAATCAAAAAAGCAATTTGATCTTTGGTATTTGCTGGGCACGTATGCATGGCATGGTAAACATCATGTGGCGCATATTACCTCATTACGTGAGAGGAAAGGATGGTGA
- a CDS encoding DMT family transporter, producing the protein MKPASQNHILLGIVLAIVATIIWSGNFIVARAVINDIPPVTLAFFRWLTACILLLPIAWKHIKPSWLIVKQNKAYFFWTGLTGISLFNTFVYIAGHSSTAINLALIGTTSSPIMSIILAHYFLKEHIQWRRIVGIVLCVAGILFLLSKGSFENLLHLQFTKGDGWVLLGALSFAIYNILARKKPKEISAIGFLFFVFCIGTALLIPAFFIESSYVKPVQWTWQTGSVILYLGLGTSVISFLMWNRSIKELGAGRTALFGNLIPIFSSIEAVIILGEKISYIHIISFLLIVAGLAVDNSVLLKRK; encoded by the coding sequence ATGAAGCCAGCCAGCCAAAACCATATTTTACTTGGGATTGTTCTTGCCATTGTTGCCACCATCATCTGGAGTGGCAATTTTATCGTAGCACGAGCTGTTATTAATGACATCCCTCCGGTTACCCTGGCTTTTTTCCGTTGGCTTACCGCCTGCATTCTTCTATTGCCAATTGCGTGGAAACATATCAAACCGTCGTGGCTGATCGTTAAACAAAACAAAGCTTATTTTTTTTGGACGGGCTTAACTGGCATCAGCCTTTTCAACACTTTTGTGTATATCGCCGGACATAGTTCAACAGCAATCAACCTGGCGTTGATTGGTACTACCTCCTCTCCCATCATGTCCATAATATTGGCGCATTACTTTTTGAAAGAACATATTCAATGGAGACGCATCGTTGGCATTGTGTTATGCGTTGCGGGTATCCTGTTCCTGCTAAGTAAAGGGAGCTTTGAGAACCTGCTGCATCTTCAATTTACCAAAGGCGATGGATGGGTTTTACTCGGAGCATTAAGCTTCGCCATTTACAATATTCTTGCACGCAAAAAACCGAAAGAAATCTCAGCAATTGGATTTTTGTTTTTTGTGTTTTGCATCGGCACCGCCCTATTAATTCCTGCCTTTTTTATTGAATCTTCTTATGTAAAGCCTGTGCAATGGACCTGGCAAACAGGTTCAGTGATTCTTTACCTCGGATTGGGAACATCTGTAATCTCTTTTTTAATGTGGAACCGTTCTATTAAAGAATTGGGTGCAGGCAGAACAGCTTTGTTTGGCAACTTAATTCCCATCTTCAGCAGTATTGAAGCGGTCATTATTCTTGGCGAAAAAATAAGTTATATTCACATCATCAGTTTCCTGTTGATCGTTGCAGGACTTGCCGTCGATAACAGTGTACTGTTGAAACGAAAATAA
- a CDS encoding ABC transporter ATP-binding protein: protein MQEKIIEVRNLVKNYGSFKAVKGISFDVYEGEIFGLLGPNGAGKSTTLEIIETLRQKTSGTVTVNGFDLDTQANDIKQIIGVQLQTSGYYPGLTLVELIQLFSGLYNRTVDPMALLKTVNLEEKAKAKFKELSGGQKQRFSVATTLINEPKIVFLDEPTTGLDPQARRNLWDLVRNIQARGTTVIITTHYMDEAEYLCDRVAIIDSGNIVALDSPSKLIDQLLGTGFERPKQMKAANLEDVFISLTGHALRDE from the coding sequence ATGCAGGAAAAAATTATAGAGGTCAGGAATTTAGTGAAGAATTACGGCAGCTTTAAAGCTGTGAAAGGCATCAGCTTTGATGTGTACGAAGGCGAGATATTTGGCTTGCTGGGCCCCAACGGCGCTGGTAAATCAACGACGCTTGAGATCATTGAAACTTTGCGACAAAAAACAAGTGGCACTGTAACTGTAAATGGATTTGATCTGGATACACAGGCGAATGATATTAAACAGATCATTGGTGTGCAATTGCAAACTTCAGGTTATTATCCGGGCTTAACATTGGTTGAATTGATTCAGCTCTTCAGCGGATTGTACAACCGCACTGTTGACCCAATGGCCTTGCTGAAAACAGTGAACCTCGAAGAAAAAGCCAAAGCAAAATTTAAAGAGTTGAGTGGCGGACAGAAACAACGTTTCTCTGTTGCTACCACACTCATTAACGAACCCAAGATTGTTTTTCTCGATGAACCAACAACCGGTCTTGATCCTCAGGCGAGACGGAATCTTTGGGATCTGGTGCGTAACATCCAGGCAAGAGGAACAACCGTGATCATTACCACACATTACATGGACGAAGCTGAATATCTTTGCGACCGTGTTGCCATTATCGACAGTGGAAACATTGTAGCGTTGGATTCGCCTTCAAAACTGATCGATCAATTGCTTGGAACAGGCTTTGAACGACCAAAACAAATGAAGGCGGCTAATTTAGAAGATGTATTTATTTCATTAACCGGTCATGCCTTGCGTGACGAATAA
- a CDS encoding GldL-related protein: MLKLFKYPLLLFLCGSLVTIFGAWSKILHMSFADILLTAGMLLQAVAVVYAMYVLVKSK; encoded by the coding sequence ATGTTGAAACTATTCAAGTACCCCTTACTTCTTTTCTTATGCGGATCACTTGTTACCATTTTTGGTGCGTGGTCAAAAATCCTTCACATGAGTTTTGCTGACATTCTTTTAACGGCCGGCATGCTACTACAGGCAGTTGCTGTCGTATACGCAATGTACGTTTTGGTAAAGTCGAAGTAA
- a CDS encoding SDR family NAD(P)-dependent oxidoreductase: MKKVIIIGATSGIGKALALRYLKAGHSVGITGRRSHLLDEIKHQYPQQTFTSAFDVTGNENIVHLEELIEQLQGMDLFIYNSGYGEASKELNWAMDKKTTLINVIGFAETTNYAFNYFVKQGHGQIAAISSIAAYLGNSWAPAYGASKAYMSNYMEALSIKAYRMKLPIYMTDIQPGFVLTDMAKGNKLFWMAPLEKATTQMIEAIEKKKRRVQITKRWAIVAWLFKWLPYSIYKKL, encoded by the coding sequence ATGAAGAAAGTGATCATCATTGGTGCAACATCCGGTATCGGCAAAGCACTTGCTCTCCGATATCTTAAAGCAGGACATAGCGTTGGCATTACAGGCAGACGTTCACACTTACTCGATGAGATAAAACATCAATATCCGCAACAGACTTTTACTTCAGCATTTGATGTAACAGGCAACGAAAACATTGTTCATCTGGAAGAATTAATTGAACAATTGCAAGGCATGGACCTGTTTATTTACAACAGCGGATATGGAGAAGCAAGTAAGGAATTGAATTGGGCGATGGATAAAAAAACCACGCTCATCAATGTAATTGGTTTTGCTGAAACAACTAATTATGCCTTCAACTATTTTGTAAAACAAGGGCATGGACAAATTGCTGCCATTTCATCTATTGCAGCTTATCTTGGTAACAGCTGGGCCCCCGCCTATGGTGCCAGCAAAGCTTACATGAGTAATTATATGGAGGCGCTAAGTATTAAAGCTTATCGCATGAAGTTGCCGATCTATATGACAGATATTCAACCCGGGTTTGTTCTCACCGATATGGCCAAAGGCAATAAATTATTCTGGATGGCACCGCTTGAGAAAGCCACCACGCAAATGATCGAGGCCATCGAAAAGAAAAAACGCAGAGTGCAGATCACCAAACGTTGGGCTATTGTTGCATGGTTATTTAAATGGCTGCCTTATTCTATTTATAAAAAGCTTTAA